The window ATGTTCCGCGAAGATGCGGGCGATTGGACCCTGGGGCAGACGACCAAAAACAGCCGGACCTGTTTTTTTGGCGAACTGCTCACGGTCCGTTTGGCGGCAGGCAATACCGTAACGACCGAAGAAGCAACTCTTTTTCCCTTCTACCGCAGCGATGCATCTCAGGAAACGGTGAAAGCGGGCTTTGAGACGCGCGCTGGCTCGACCCTGCAACGGATCGATGCCGTGCGGGATACGCACCTGAAAAATTTCACGATCCGTGTGTCGAGAGCTTGCTCCGAGATCGTGCGGATTAAATGGGCCGAGAACTGCACGGTCGAGCAAGTCACATTCCGCGTTTCAGCCGTTCCGGACGATTCGTTTATGGTGCTCAAGATCTATTTGGCGCGTAACTGCAAGGCCGTCGGCTGCCGGTCGGAATACTCCTCGGCGCTGATTGCCGATCTCCAGAAACGCATGACGAAGAATTACGACTGCTATTCGACCTACAATAACTTCCGCATCATCAGTTCCCAGGAGTGTGTGCTGGAGAACTGTACCGACAATTTCGCCTCCCATGCCTTCAACATCACCTACTCCTCCGGCGGCATTCCGAGCATCCGCTGCAAAATACGGAACTGCCGGGCTGTCAATTCGGTCTGGGCGGGCGTGATCGCGCAGCAGTGTACGCCGTGGAGCGAACTTGCAGGCAATACGGTCGAACGGTCGGGGCAGGGGGTGTTGGCCGGATGCCGTGGTTCAAAGATCGTGAACAATACGGTCAGCACTCATCTGCCCTTTTCAACCGACTATTATTATACGCGGATCGCCCGGGGCGGCACGGTCGGCGTAGCTGTTTTCGAAGGTTATGCCCGCAACTGCGAAATCCGGGGCAACCGCGTGGAGAATTTCTACACCGGAATCGCCGTATTGGATGGTTATGAGGAACTGAATGTCTTCGACCGGGTCGATGCCGTCATCGCCGACAACACGGTCAGGAACTGCATCCACGGTTTTTACCATTATCGCAATTCATACAATACCGCCCGCGGTGCAATGCATGTGACGCTTTCGTGCAATGTGTTGAACGGCGCGGGAGACAGCGTATCGGCCGGGGGCAAACAACGGGAAACTTACGGTATTCGCCTTTCGGACCGCTGCGGGGAGTATGCTATCCGCTCCAATGCGACCGATGGGTTCCGCTACGGCGCTGCTTTGGGCTGTATGCCCGATTACATGACACTCGATGCCAACCGTTTCTCCAACGGCCGTTACGGGATTTTTCTCGACGATCTGTCGGGCACGGGCGAAACCGGGGATATTCACTTGCACGACAGCGACAACACTTTTTCTTCGATCCTGATTCCGCGTCAGGGGCTGGATCAGGCGTGCGTAAAAAACTATTGATTATGAAACGCTTTATCATCTCGGTACTCCTGCTTGCCGCGGCCGAAACCCTGTGTGCCCAGCGGGTCGTGCTTTCCGACTACGCCGCAAACAAATCGGGCGACGATTGGGCGGGGGCTTTCGCCGCCGCTTTCGCCGAAGGCGATTTCGTCTACGTGCCCGAAGGGGAGTATTATTGCTCCGAAGTCCGCGTTCCGGGCGGCAAGACCATTGCCGGGGCCGGAAACGCGACCCGTTTCCGGCCTTTGGGCAAAGTGCTGTTCTGCGTGGAGGGCGTCGTTGAGGAAGAGCGCCTCTTGGCCGAAGACATGGCCGATTTCTCTCGGACCATGCGGCTCGTATCGGCCGACGGACTGCTCCCGGGCGACGACCTGCTGCTGATCGGACAGCGCAACAGCATGATGCGTGAAGACTGCGGTCCGGAATGGACGCTCGGACGGACCTACAAGAAAACCTGTCCGTTCGGGGAGTTTCTCACGGTCGAAACCGTTGAAGGCTGTGTCGTCACGACCACGACCGCAACGCTTTTTCCGTTCTATTACAAAGACGCTTCGCGCGAGACAATCCTCGAAGAATATCCCATCAAGCGCCGGCATACGACCGTACAGCGGCTCCGGATGGTGAAGAATAGCCACCTGCGTAATTTCACGGTCGTTAATACGGCGGATTGCACAGGGGCTATATCGTTCCGGTATGCCGAGCAATGCTCTGCACGGAATATCCGAGTCGAGATTCCTGCCGTGGCCGACAATTACTGCCCCTTTTCGATCAACTGGTCGAAATACGTCAGCTGCCTGGGATGTTCTACAATGTTCGATGAGGAACTGGCGGCTTCGTTGAAACCGATTGCTGCCGAAGGGTTCAAAGCCTATTCGCGTTACAACCTTTTCTGCATTTTCGCCTCATTCGGCTGCGGGTTCGAGCAATGCGAATCGGATTTTTCGACGCACGCTTTCAACATTACTGCCGGGCGGGTCGGCCATATCCCCTGTGTAGGATGTTATGTGCGAAATTGCCGTGCTTCGAACGCTTTGTGGGCCGGAGTCATCGTGCAGCAGGCTTGCTGCAACTCCCTGCTCGAAGGCAACAAGGTTTCCGGTTCGGCCCAGGGAGTCGTCTCGGGAGGACGCAACACCGTCATCCGTAACAACGAGGTGTATTGCGACCTGCCGTTCGAGACCAATTATTATTACGCCCACGCCAAACGGGGCGGGACCTCGGGCGTGGGGCTGTTCGAAGGGTATGCTGGCGGATCTGTCATCGAGAACAACGTGATTACGGGAGCACGCACGGGCATTCTGATCATCGACGGCTACGAGCAGAACAATATTTTCACCGAAGGTGATATCGTCATCCGCGGCAATCGAACCCATGAATGTCTCAACGGGTTCTTCCTTTACAAAAACAAATATAATCGGGACCTGAACCGGCTGAATATCCTGCTGGAAGAGAATAGTTTCATACGCGATAGCGGCACCACCGCGAGAATCGGCGGCCATGATTCGAGTTCCTACGGCATACGTCTCTTTCCGCGCACCTGTGGTGTGACACTGCGAGGCAATGCCGTTTCTGGCTGTAAATACGGGATGTTCGTTTCGTCTCCGGCCGAGGAGATCGTTGTTGAAGGTAATGTCGTTCAGAATACGACTTACGGAATTTCACGTAAACGCAACGAGCATCCACAAATTGGGCTTCAGACTAAAAACAATACGTTTATCCATGTTAAAACTCAGGAAAAAGAGTGGTGATGGCAATAAGTAGGTTGAAAGTGTATAATCTGTTCTCTTTCTGTTTTTCGAGTCGGTTTAGAGTGCTTGCTCGACAAGCCGGATGTTTGCGGTTCAAATCCGCTTGTTCCCACCAAAAACAAGCCACTCATTGCGAGTGACTTGTTTCGTTGGTATCAGTACGACAATTCGTTGAGTTTCCGTTTGGCTCGGGAGAGCCTATCGGGCCAGCCCGCTTCCGGGGTTATGGTGGCGAATCCGGAGAGCAGCGTTTCGAGCTGTTCGAGCCGTGACGCGGCCTCCGGTGTTCCGGTTGCTGCGAACTCCTTTTTCAGGATCGAGATCTTTTCGGCATCCTGGATTCCTTCGACCAGTCGTTCGAACCGGATGGAAGAGCGTGCCCCGGGATAAATGATATACGTATCGCCGGCGGGGAAGGTTCTGAAACGCGAGTCGGTCAGCGGTTCCCCGACCCACGAATTGTAGGCCCAGCGCAGGAATCCGTCGTAACCGCAGGCGGCCGTATACCATCCGGCATAGACCGCTTCAGCGGGGTCGGAGAAGGTGAACATGTTGGGAAAACGGTCCGAACAGCAGACGTAGTAGGTCGTTACGAAGCCTTGGGCGCGTCGCTCGGCGATATGCTGCGGCGGAACCCGGTCGCGAACTTTGACGCACATGCTGTTTATGAAGGGATAGCTCAGGTAGCTGTTCTTGTTATCGGCCATGGCGATTCCCAATTCGGGAGCCGTCTTCCGCAGGAGGTCGAGCGCATCGGTCATCTCTTCCGGCGAACGTTCGTCCATGGCGATATTCGTCCGCCCGAGCCACCCCTTTTCACGGAGGTGCCCGGTGAAGTCGGTGAGGAACGGTACCCATAGCTCTTCGAAGGCCGGAGTGCCCGGATCGGCTGTCACGTCGACGAAACGGCCCGTGACACCGTCCCGGTAGTGGAGCTCGTTGTTCCACGGCAGCATCGAGTAGCAGTTGATGGTGTGGTCGATGCCCAGACCCGTCATCAGTTCGACCCACCGGTCGAAGACCGTATAGTCATAGCTCCACGACCCGTCTGCATTCTTTGTCCAGACAATCATGTCGGCGTAGGAGTCGAAGCACTGGTTGTTCCACGGGTCCTTGTTCAGCGTCGTCGTGACGACCTTTTGTCCTGCATCGGCCAGGAGCCGCATATACGGGACAAGGGCCTCGAAATGGGCGTCGCTCCACATGTCGAGCCCCTCGACGCGGGCGACGGCCGCAGGGTGCTGCCAGAGGTCGAGGTAGTAGTTCCACTCGGCAGGGGGCGGGAGTTCCCGGTCGATGACCGTGAGTCCGATGTCGAACGTTCTGAGCTGCCGGCCTTTTGCATACAGTTTGATTGTCGAAACGTATTCTCCGGCGGGGGCGTCGGCCGGGACGGAGACCGTTATCCACACCGGACGGACGTTCCGGGCCTTCAGGTCGAAAACATCGATGTCGTCGAGCATGTCCGGAACCAGGTGCGGCGGGTAGATCGCCGGATCGTGATAGCCGCATTTGTTGCCGAACTCGTCGCTCAGGACATAGCGGACGAATCGGGCCTGGGCGGCATCTTCAGGAAGCATGTGCCCGTCCGACCTGAACGGTCCCACCTCGACCTCTACGCCGTCCGCACCGGAGGCGGTCCAGAGCAGCAGTTGGGCGGACACCCGTTCGCCGCGCCATCCTTCCAATCGGGCGGATGTCGAGGGTGCTACGTCCGGAACGACCGAACGTCTGAAAACGGTGTCCGTGCTCACGAACGAGGCGTGGAGCCCTCGGGGAACGCCCGACCAGTCGGAGAGCGTGTCGGCCGTGGGGTCGGGCAGTTCGTCGAACGATGAGATTTTCCGGGCGGTCCCGCTGTCGCACGAGACGAGCAGCAGGGAGAGCCCTGCGGACAATAACAATGAAGAAAGGTACGGTTTCATATCTTACTGGTTTTGGGTCAGTTCATGGCCGGCTCCAACTCTATGTCGAGGCGGCCGCCCTCCGTGACGTCGATCTCCCGGCGTTCGTGGCCTTCCAGTTCGAAGACGGCCCGGTCGTTGGTCCGGATACGGAGGGTGTATCTTCCGTGTCTGTCGGTCACGACGGCACATGCGGGAGCCGATGCGGCGTAAACCCTGACGTCCGGCATGACCGCTGCCTGCACGTTGCGCACCGTTCCCGAAATCTCGACCTCCGCTCCCGGCTCCCGGACGGCGCCGGCTTTCGCCCCGATCGCCTTTGGACCCGGGATGTCTGCGCATCCGGCCACGGTTACCGTGTCTCGGAGCCGGATGTCCCGGGAGGAGGCTCCGACCTGCAACTCGAAATCGCCCGGTTCGACGATGCGCCGCATGGCCGCGTCGTACAGGGAGAGCAGCGGAACGGGGATCGAAAAACGAACCGACCGCTCTTCGCCCGGGTTCAACTCCACCTTATCGAACGCATGGAGTTGTCTGACGGGTGTCGCAACGGAACTTATCAGGTCCCGGACATACAGTTGCACGACTTCGCTGCCCGTCCGGCTGCCCGTGTTTTTCACGCGGACGTTTACCCTCAGGGTATCGGTCGCAGTGAACTCCCCGGAAGCTGTCTCCATCCCGGAGTATTCGAACTGCGTGTAGCTCAATCCGTATCCGAACGGATAGAGCGGTTCGGGGTCCGAGAAGACGTAATCGCGCCCCGGATTGTCGGGGGTGCCCTTCTTATTGTAGTAGCCCTTGTCCGTGGGCAGGTGGTTGTAGTAGCACGGCAGGTGCCCGGCGCTCTGCGGAAACGAGACGGGAAGCCTGCCCGAAGGGTTCGTCTTCCCGAAAAGTATTCCTGCGACGGAGGCTCCGCCCTCCTCGCCGGCATACCACTGCACGAGCACGGCATCCGCCAATTCCCGGATGCGGGCCAGTTCGAACGGTTTGCCTGTCACGAGCACGACTATCATCGGTTTGCCCGTCCGGGCGAGTTCTTCGACGAGTTCCTCCTGCACGCCCGGCAGACGCAGGCTGGTGAGGTCGTAACCCTCCCCGCTGGTCGCCGGTTCGGATGCCCGTGCGAGTATGGCGCTCTGCGATCCGACGAATACCACGACGGCGTCGCTCCGGCGGGCGGCTTTCAGGGCTTCGCCGAATCCGCTTTTGTCCTGCGAATAGGGATCGCATCCCTCCGCGTAGTTCACCCGCACGCCGGACCCGTCCAGGTATTCCCGGATTCCGCACAGCGGGGTAATGCCCTTGTCCTTCTCCGCACTCCAGCTGTAATCGCCGAACTGTACGCGGTCGGCGTTCGGGCCGATAACGGCCACCGACCGCAGTTTGCCGGGCGACAGCGGCAGCACGCCGTTGCGGTTTTCGAGCAGTACGGCACTTTCGTCGGCGATCTGACGGGCGAGGCGCACGGCTTCGGGGGCGTGTATCTTTCGCCGCCAGCCGAGCGTGTCCGCCGGTTCCCCGTCGAAAAGGCCGGAAGCAAATTTAACGAATAAAATGTTACCGACAGCCCGGTCGATGTATTTTTCGTCGAGAAATCCTTCCCGGACCATTTGTTCCGCGTGCCGGTATTCTTCGCTTCCGGCTTCGAGGTCGATGCCTGCTTCGATGGCCATGCGGGCTGCGGCGCCTCCGGGAGCGGCCGCGCGGTGGAAATGCGAGAGCATCCTGACCGAACCCCAATCGGAGTAGACGTACCCCCTGAATCCGAGGCTGTCGCGCAGCAGTCCGGTCATCAGGGATTTCGAACCCGTGACCGCCTCGTCGTCGTAGGAACTGTAACAATTCATGGCGGACCGCGGCTTCGTTGCGGCGATCAGTTCCCGGAAAGGTTTCACGTAAAGGCTCATCAGCTCCCGTTTGCCGCCTTTCACCGAGGCCAGGTTGAGCCCTGCCGTGGGGGTGCCGTGTGCGACGAAGTGTTTGGGTGTCGTGATCATGCCTTTGGCGTGCATGGCTTTCATGTAGGCGGCGCCCATGCATGAGATCAGATGCGGGTCTTCGCCGAAGGTCTCTTCGACACGTCCCCAGCGCAGTTCCCGGGCGATGTCGAGCACGGGTGCGAGCACCTGTTTCGCACCGATGGCCTCCATTTCGTCGGCAATATGGCCGGCCATCCCGCCGACAAGCCGCGGGTTAAAGGTCGCGCCTTGCGCAATGGCCTGCGGAAAGATGGTGCTGCCATCCTGCACAACGCCGTGAAGCCCTTCCATGACGGGAATGACGGGAATGCCGAGGCGGGTGTCGCTGCACATGTATGCCTGTATCTGCCGCATGGCTTTCAGGTATTGTCCGGAGGAGTAGGGGAATGCCTCGACGCATCCCCAGCCGACTCCGCCGGTGGAGGATGCCAGTTTTTCGAGGTCGACCTCTCCTTCGTTGTCGTAGTGTTTGAAATGGATATGGCGCATCTGCGCGATCTTTTCACGCAGGGTCATCCGTCCCAGCAGGTCTTCGGCACGTTCCTGGGGCGTGAGGCTCCGGTCCTTGTAGGGCGGACACACCGCGAGCAACACCGAATCGACCTCGGCGAGCAGCTCTCCGCGCGGTTCGGTCGGATACTCCTTCCCGGAATCGGCCCATGCCTTTTCCATGCCGAAATAGTCCGGTTCGGGGACTTTCCGGCCCTCCATATCGGCACTCAGATAGTCGAAGAAAGCCTTCCAGCGCGGCAGGTAGTAGTCCGCGAGCAGGCCGCTCCACTCCTTGTTGGCGTAGTCGTGCACGCGGGTATTCGGGTCGGCGGGTCCCCAGTAGGTGATCTGCGTCTTGGCGTTTTTCAACGACTGACGGCGTTCCTGCTCGTTGTCGCCGTAGTGCAGGGCCTTGTCGAGCCATCGTCCCAGCAGAAAATCCGGTTGCGTGCCCGTGAGGCGGTCCTGAAGTCCGAGCAGCGCGAGGAAATCGGCCGAAAGCAGGCCGAAACCTTCACGGTCGCCGCGACGGTATGCCTTGACGCTCCTTTGGTAGATGTCCCGGGCGTGGTTGGCGAGCACCTGGCGTGCCAGATCGGCCAGGTCGTAACGGTATGTCGGCGAGTCTCCGTATTGCTCCGCCGCCTTGCGGAAAAGGACCAGCGCGTCGACGAGCTTTGCCGGGTCGTACTGGAATCGTTTGGGGCCCCACGTCGAAACGCTGGTGACGTCCAGTCCGGGACGGGCGCAGAAGATGGATTCGAAGGTCCCTTCCCCCTTGATCGCGAACTCGCCGTAGACGGACCCCAGCAACAATCGCCAGGCTTCGTAAGCATGGTCGTTCCATGTGCCGTAGCGGTAGACGATGTATCGGCGCAAGTAGTCGTCGGGATCGGGCGCTCCGGGCTCCCAGGCCGTTTTCAGGGCCCAGTCGTAGACGACCGGATTGGCGGCGATGCCTTCGGGCAGGATGCCCACGCCGCAGAGAAGGTTTTCGGATTCGGAACGGGCCTCGTGAGGTCCCGCGAGAATCACCGGAAGCTGACCGCCCATATCGGTCTTACCGCCGAAATGATTTACGGTGGCCCAGATCCACGGGGTGCCGTAAAACTCCCCGGTGTTTCGCCACGTCGAACCGCTCTCCCCGAAGAGGTCGATGACTACGGTCAACGCCGGATCGAGCCCTGCGAGCAGTTCTTTCTTCGGATTGCCGCTCCAACCCTGGAGCATCCATTTCGATCCGGGGAAATGCCGCTGCATGGAGGCCTGGATCAACGATGCCGTGCGGGTCACGTGCATTCCGGTCGTATCGCCTCCCTCGTGGAAGAGGTCGCCTCCGAGGTATTTCACCGAGTCGCCGTAGAGTTCCCGCAGGACGGAGTAATAGCGGTCGGACATCCGGTCGAAAAGCGGGTCTTCGGGAAGCAGGATCGCCGGACGGGGGAAGATACGTCCCCACAACCCCTGATCGACGATCCGGGCGTCGGGGTATTTCTCCCGGAGCTTGTTGGGAACCATCCCCCAGAAACCCTGCAATACGGGTTCGATACCCAGTTCGGCCATCCGGGCCAGGATACGCTGCTGCATCCGGACCCGGCTTTCCATCATGCCGCGGCTCATCGGGCCGCCCCACCCTTCGAGATTGCCCATGAGCCACCATGCCGTGAAAGCCGGCCCCGGGATGAAATCGCCGATCTCCTTTTCGGTGAATCCTGCGTCTTCCAGCGTCCGGGCCCATACGAGTTCGGTCCCCAGAGGGGCGAGCATGAGATTGACGCCGTTCAGGGCCATCCAGTCGAGTTCGCGCTCCCAGTCGTTCCAGCCGTAAAACGAGTAGGTGTAGTTGTACGTGCAGTAATTCAGGGCGTAGCGGTAACGGAACGGTGAACGGACCGTCACCGACGGGGCGACCTCGGGCAGCGACGGCAGATCGTGCAGGTTGTCGCCGTTGTGCGACAGGCTCATCCCGCAAAAGCGGTTCAGGTAGTAATTGACGGCCGTCGCCGCCGCCGAAGGCGAAGTGGCCTCGATCGTCAGCCGTCCCCGGCGTGTGGCGAGGGTGAACGCGTCGCTGTTTTCTGCAGCGTCGGAAGCCGGCCGGAAATCGACCTTGCCGGCCAGGAAGGGGATACGGCGCTCCACGAGCCGGGCGACGCCGCTGAAATCGGTCCGTTCCGGACTGGCTCCGGCCAGGGCCGGAAGCGACAGGAACAGGGTGAGGAGAACCGCCCGGCAAAGCGATGTCAGACGTAAGCTCATTTTATTTCAGTTCAATGTCCAGATAGACCGGGAAATGGTCCGAAACGGTGTCGAGGTCCTCGACCTTGCCGTTGAAATTCAGTTTTTTCACAACTCCGGTTTCCAGAAAGTTCACCGCGGACGATTGGCCGTTGTCGTCGAACAGGATGTAGTCGATGGTTTCGTTGGGCTGGCCCGGAAGCGTTCCTTCGGTCGAACTCTTGATCGCAAA of the Alistipes senegalensis JC50 genome contains:
- a CDS encoding right-handed parallel beta-helix repeat-containing protein translates to MTRLKTIFLPVLLFAMACTGDSTGKPSQNGPDGPGSGGTTLPEGTVSITDFRAAAAGGDWHKAFTEAFRVADRILVPDGEYPLSPLMVPSGKMIEGAGAGTVFTPLGSILFRVEGSADDEIPVVNHIPDFSSAIEVASVRELVPGDLVILKSQRNCMFREDAGDWTLGQTTKNSRTCFFGELLTVRLAAGNTVTTEEATLFPFYRSDASQETVKAGFETRAGSTLQRIDAVRDTHLKNFTIRVSRACSEIVRIKWAENCTVEQVTFRVSAVPDDSFMVLKIYLARNCKAVGCRSEYSSALIADLQKRMTKNYDCYSTYNNFRIISSQECVLENCTDNFASHAFNITYSSGGIPSIRCKIRNCRAVNSVWAGVIAQQCTPWSELAGNTVERSGQGVLAGCRGSKIVNNTVSTHLPFSTDYYYTRIARGGTVGVAVFEGYARNCEIRGNRVENFYTGIAVLDGYEELNVFDRVDAVIADNTVRNCIHGFYHYRNSYNTARGAMHVTLSCNVLNGAGDSVSAGGKQRETYGIRLSDRCGEYAIRSNATDGFRYGAALGCMPDYMTLDANRFSNGRYGIFLDDLSGTGETGDIHLHDSDNTFSSILIPRQGLDQACVKNY
- a CDS encoding right-handed parallel beta-helix repeat-containing protein: MKRFIISVLLLAAAETLCAQRVVLSDYAANKSGDDWAGAFAAAFAEGDFVYVPEGEYYCSEVRVPGGKTIAGAGNATRFRPLGKVLFCVEGVVEEERLLAEDMADFSRTMRLVSADGLLPGDDLLLIGQRNSMMREDCGPEWTLGRTYKKTCPFGEFLTVETVEGCVVTTTTATLFPFYYKDASRETILEEYPIKRRHTTVQRLRMVKNSHLRNFTVVNTADCTGAISFRYAEQCSARNIRVEIPAVADNYCPFSINWSKYVSCLGCSTMFDEELAASLKPIAAEGFKAYSRYNLFCIFASFGCGFEQCESDFSTHAFNITAGRVGHIPCVGCYVRNCRASNALWAGVIVQQACCNSLLEGNKVSGSAQGVVSGGRNTVIRNNEVYCDLPFETNYYYAHAKRGGTSGVGLFEGYAGGSVIENNVITGARTGILIIDGYEQNNIFTEGDIVIRGNRTHECLNGFFLYKNKYNRDLNRLNILLEENSFIRDSGTTARIGGHDSSSYGIRLFPRTCGVTLRGNAVSGCKYGMFVSSPAEEIVVEGNVVQNTTYGISRKRNEHPQIGLQTKNNTFIHVKTQEKEW
- a CDS encoding DUF4091 domain-containing protein, with amino-acid sequence MKPYLSSLLLSAGLSLLLVSCDSGTARKISSFDELPDPTADTLSDWSGVPRGLHASFVSTDTVFRRSVVPDVAPSTSARLEGWRGERVSAQLLLWTASGADGVEVEVGPFRSDGHMLPEDAAQARFVRYVLSDEFGNKCGYHDPAIYPPHLVPDMLDDIDVFDLKARNVRPVWITVSVPADAPAGEYVSTIKLYAKGRQLRTFDIGLTVIDRELPPPAEWNYYLDLWQHPAAVARVEGLDMWSDAHFEALVPYMRLLADAGQKVVTTTLNKDPWNNQCFDSYADMIVWTKNADGSWSYDYTVFDRWVELMTGLGIDHTINCYSMLPWNNELHYRDGVTGRFVDVTADPGTPAFEELWVPFLTDFTGHLREKGWLGRTNIAMDERSPEEMTDALDLLRKTAPELGIAMADNKNSYLSYPFINSMCVKVRDRVPPQHIAERRAQGFVTTYYVCCSDRFPNMFTFSDPAEAVYAGWYTAACGYDGFLRWAYNSWVGEPLTDSRFRTFPAGDTYIIYPGARSSIRFERLVEGIQDAEKISILKKEFAATGTPEAASRLEQLETLLSGFATITPEAGWPDRLSRAKRKLNELSY
- a CDS encoding alpha-N-acetylglucosaminidase TIM-barrel domain-containing protein, which produces MSLRLTSLCRAVLLTLFLSLPALAGASPERTDFSGVARLVERRIPFLAGKVDFRPASDAAENSDAFTLATRRGRLTIEATSPSAAATAVNYYLNRFCGMSLSHNGDNLHDLPSLPEVAPSVTVRSPFRYRYALNYCTYNYTYSFYGWNDWERELDWMALNGVNLMLAPLGTELVWARTLEDAGFTEKEIGDFIPGPAFTAWWLMGNLEGWGGPMSRGMMESRVRMQQRILARMAELGIEPVLQGFWGMVPNKLREKYPDARIVDQGLWGRIFPRPAILLPEDPLFDRMSDRYYSVLRELYGDSVKYLGGDLFHEGGDTTGMHVTRTASLIQASMQRHFPGSKWMLQGWSGNPKKELLAGLDPALTVVIDLFGESGSTWRNTGEFYGTPWIWATVNHFGGKTDMGGQLPVILAGPHEARSESENLLCGVGILPEGIAANPVVYDWALKTAWEPGAPDPDDYLRRYIVYRYGTWNDHAYEAWRLLLGSVYGEFAIKGEGTFESIFCARPGLDVTSVSTWGPKRFQYDPAKLVDALVLFRKAAEQYGDSPTYRYDLADLARQVLANHARDIYQRSVKAYRRGDREGFGLLSADFLALLGLQDRLTGTQPDFLLGRWLDKALHYGDNEQERRQSLKNAKTQITYWGPADPNTRVHDYANKEWSGLLADYYLPRWKAFFDYLSADMEGRKVPEPDYFGMEKAWADSGKEYPTEPRGELLAEVDSVLLAVCPPYKDRSLTPQERAEDLLGRMTLREKIAQMRHIHFKHYDNEGEVDLEKLASSTGGVGWGCVEAFPYSSGQYLKAMRQIQAYMCSDTRLGIPVIPVMEGLHGVVQDGSTIFPQAIAQGATFNPRLVGGMAGHIADEMEAIGAKQVLAPVLDIARELRWGRVEETFGEDPHLISCMGAAYMKAMHAKGMITTPKHFVAHGTPTAGLNLASVKGGKRELMSLYVKPFRELIAATKPRSAMNCYSSYDDEAVTGSKSLMTGLLRDSLGFRGYVYSDWGSVRMLSHFHRAAAPGGAAARMAIEAGIDLEAGSEEYRHAEQMVREGFLDEKYIDRAVGNILFVKFASGLFDGEPADTLGWRRKIHAPEAVRLARQIADESAVLLENRNGVLPLSPGKLRSVAVIGPNADRVQFGDYSWSAEKDKGITPLCGIREYLDGSGVRVNYAEGCDPYSQDKSGFGEALKAARRSDAVVVFVGSQSAILARASEPATSGEGYDLTSLRLPGVQEELVEELARTGKPMIVVLVTGKPFELARIRELADAVLVQWYAGEEGGASVAGILFGKTNPSGRLPVSFPQSAGHLPCYYNHLPTDKGYYNKKGTPDNPGRDYVFSDPEPLYPFGYGLSYTQFEYSGMETASGEFTATDTLRVNVRVKNTGSRTGSEVVQLYVRDLISSVATPVRQLHAFDKVELNPGEERSVRFSIPVPLLSLYDAAMRRIVEPGDFELQVGASSRDIRLRDTVTVAGCADIPGPKAIGAKAGAVREPGAEVEISGTVRNVQAAVMPDVRVYAASAPACAVVTDRHGRYTLRIRTNDRAVFELEGHERREIDVTEGGRLDIELEPAMN